A stretch of the Halorussus salinus genome encodes the following:
- a CDS encoding SRPBCC family protein, whose product MATYQREVRVDAPLSEVWEFHSRIDGLEALTPDWMHLRVEGVHGPDGGLLGDDAVLDPGTAVRMSMRPFDVGPRQRWTSRIVRREEGEGSAVFEDQMEGGPFPEWHHTHYFYADGDDRTLLRDRVEYRLPVVGDLFGPLGWVGFEPMFRDRHRRTKRILEG is encoded by the coding sequence ATGGCCACGTACCAGCGCGAAGTCCGGGTCGACGCGCCGCTCAGCGAGGTGTGGGAGTTCCACTCCCGAATCGACGGGCTGGAGGCGCTCACGCCCGACTGGATGCACCTCCGAGTCGAGGGAGTCCACGGTCCGGACGGGGGTCTCCTCGGCGACGACGCGGTGCTGGACCCCGGCACGGCGGTCCGGATGTCGATGCGTCCCTTCGACGTGGGTCCTCGCCAGCGGTGGACTTCGAGAATCGTCCGTCGCGAGGAGGGCGAGGGGTCGGCGGTCTTCGAGGACCAGATGGAGGGAGGCCCGTTCCCCGAGTGGCACCACACCCACTACTTCTACGCCGACGGCGACGACCGGACGCTCCTGCGCGACCGGGTGGAGTACCGGCTTCCGGTGGTCGGGGACCTGTTCGGCCCGCTCGGGTGGGTCGGCTTCGAGCCGATGTTCCGGGACCGCCACCGCCGGACGAAGCGGATTTTGGAAGGCTGA
- a CDS encoding ABC transporter ATP-binding protein, with translation MAEVTLDELVKEFEDVVAVDHVSLDIPDESFTVLVGPSGCGKTTTLRLVAGLERATDGTISIGEEIVNDRRAYERDIAMVFQNYALYPHKSVEENMRFGLEQQGTDDEVIEERVADAAQLLQIEELLDRKPSELSGGQQQRVALGRAIVRDPDVFLMDEPLSNLDAKLRVQMRAELNKLHEELDTTTVYVTHDQIEAMTLADQIAVMDAGEIQQVGEPTFVYANPRNMFVADFLGSPSMNFLEGDLRQREGGLVVDYGGFEHEIPEGHRSKVEHRVGERVALGVRPENVSVAQRGYPATVEVVEPQGEKTVLELTVGDDRSMNASVAPDEEVAVGEEIRIEFDRSKLHYFDPETGESLTFAEQRSDATDRVATER, from the coding sequence ATGGCTGAAGTAACACTCGACGAACTGGTCAAGGAGTTCGAGGACGTGGTCGCGGTCGATCACGTCTCGCTCGACATCCCCGACGAGAGTTTCACGGTCCTCGTGGGACCGTCGGGGTGTGGCAAGACGACGACCCTACGACTCGTCGCGGGACTGGAACGCGCGACCGACGGAACCATCTCCATCGGCGAGGAGATCGTCAACGACCGGCGGGCCTACGAGCGCGACATCGCGATGGTGTTCCAGAACTACGCGCTGTACCCGCACAAGTCGGTCGAGGAGAACATGCGGTTCGGCCTCGAACAGCAGGGCACCGACGACGAGGTCATCGAGGAGCGCGTGGCCGACGCCGCGCAACTCCTCCAGATAGAGGAGCTACTCGACCGCAAGCCATCGGAACTGTCGGGCGGCCAGCAACAGCGCGTCGCGCTGGGCCGGGCCATCGTCCGGGACCCCGACGTGTTCCTGATGGACGAACCGCTCTCGAACCTCGACGCCAAGTTGCGGGTCCAGATGCGCGCGGAACTCAACAAACTCCACGAGGAACTCGACACGACCACCGTCTACGTCACGCACGACCAGATAGAGGCGATGACCCTCGCCGACCAGATCGCCGTGATGGACGCCGGGGAGATTCAGCAGGTCGGGGAACCGACGTTCGTCTACGCCAATCCGCGGAACATGTTCGTCGCGGACTTCCTCGGGAGTCCGTCGATGAACTTCCTCGAAGGCGACCTGCGCCAGCGCGAGGGCGGACTCGTCGTCGATTACGGCGGCTTCGAACACGAGATTCCGGAAGGCCATCGGTCGAAGGTCGAGCATCGCGTCGGCGAGCGGGTCGCGCTCGGGGTCCGTCCGGAGAACGTCTCGGTCGCCCAGCGGGGCTACCCCGCGACGGTCGAGGTGGTCGAACCGCAGGGCGAGAAGACCGTCCTCGAACTCACCGTCGGCGACGACCGGTCGATGAACGCTTCGGTCGCACCCGACGAGGAGGTCGCGGTCGGCGAGGAGATACGAATCGAGTTCGACCGGTCGAAGCTTCACTACTTCGACCCCGAGACCGGCGAGTCGCTGACCTTCGCCGAACAGCGGTCGGACGCCACCGACCGAGTGGCGACCGAACGATGA
- a CDS encoding carbohydrate ABC transporter permease, which translates to MSTKTSYLDRLQDSFGLDTDNEWPSVVRERLVAYGLLGLYVFVVWFPIYYIFITSLKPSGAVINLPVTFFPTEPTISNYVEIFANRPFELYTFNSLVVASVTTVVVVSLGTVSGYTFSRYDFLGNKALLLSIVAARMIPPIALIVPFFAIMSDPPLVGGLTGSLYDTKVALILTYTFFNLPFAVWIMKNYFDGVPESLDEQAKVDGCSTWEGFVKIILPVAKPGIAATAILAFIFSWNEFVFALVLTSSEQAQTLPIAVSLFVADDFVDWAHLAAGGMIAALPGILFGLFFQRYIVSGLTQGAVKE; encoded by the coding sequence ATGAGTACGAAAACCTCGTATCTAGACCGACTGCAGGATAGCTTCGGACTCGACACCGACAACGAGTGGCCCAGCGTCGTCCGCGAGCGACTGGTCGCCTACGGACTGCTGGGGCTGTACGTGTTCGTGGTGTGGTTCCCCATCTACTACATCTTCATCACGAGCCTGAAACCGTCCGGCGCGGTCATCAACCTCCCAGTGACGTTTTTCCCGACCGAACCGACGATTTCCAACTACGTCGAAATCTTCGCCAATCGCCCGTTCGAGCTGTACACCTTCAACAGCCTCGTGGTGGCGAGCGTCACGACCGTCGTCGTCGTCTCTCTCGGGACCGTCTCGGGCTACACGTTCTCGCGGTACGACTTCCTCGGGAACAAGGCGTTGCTCCTCTCTATCGTCGCGGCCCGGATGATTCCGCCCATCGCGCTCATCGTCCCGTTCTTCGCCATCATGTCGGACCCGCCGCTCGTCGGTGGTCTGACGGGGAGCCTCTACGACACCAAGGTCGCGCTCATCCTGACGTACACGTTCTTCAATCTGCCGTTCGCGGTGTGGATAATGAAGAACTACTTCGACGGGGTGCCCGAGAGCTTGGACGAGCAGGCGAAGGTCGATGGGTGTTCGACGTGGGAGGGATTCGTGAAGATAATCCTCCCGGTCGCCAAGCCCGGTATCGCGGCCACCGCGATTCTGGCGTTCATCTTCTCGTGGAACGAGTTCGTCTTCGCGCTCGTGCTTACCTCGTCCGAGCAGGCCCAGACGCTACCCATCGCCGTCTCGCTGTTCGTCGCCGACGACTTCGTAGACTGGGCACATCTGGCCGCGGGCGGGATGATAGCGGCCCTGCCGGGCATCCTGTTCGGACTGTTCTTCCAGCGGTACATCGTCAGCGGACTGACCCAAGGAGCCGTCAAAGAATGA
- a CDS encoding carbohydrate ABC transporter permease yields MSTSSQGIRRTLDRLFVPLTLGPTLLWIAAIIVYPTLQLFWSSLFFVDPITGQRSFVGLANFTDLLLGDGPFGVLNAEFANFTWNTIVYVGFSVSISFLLGLGIATLLDKDLKGRGWLRTAVIVPWILPYVMSGLMWRWMFQTQYGAINAVLLRLDVIAERIAFLSDGTLAMMALIIADVWVFTPFIIIILLAGLQNVPEQLYDAAEVDGASRWSRFWNVTYPFLKPSILVALTIRIIFDIRALDLVWVMTQGGPGKATEVWASWLYRTAMVFNTPGQGAALGVVLLAVTFAIVAVLYSVFGESPYET; encoded by the coding sequence ATGTCAACTAGTAGCCAAGGGATACGACGGACCCTCGACCGCCTGTTCGTCCCGCTCACGCTCGGACCTACACTGCTCTGGATAGCCGCCATCATCGTCTATCCGACGCTGCAGCTATTCTGGTCCAGCCTGTTCTTCGTGGACCCCATCACCGGCCAGCGGAGCTTCGTCGGGCTGGCGAACTTCACGGACCTGCTGTTGGGCGACGGGCCGTTCGGCGTGCTGAACGCGGAGTTCGCCAACTTCACGTGGAACACCATCGTCTACGTGGGGTTCAGCGTCTCCATCTCGTTCCTGCTCGGACTGGGTATCGCCACGCTGTTAGACAAGGACCTGAAAGGCCGCGGGTGGTTGCGGACCGCGGTCATCGTGCCGTGGATACTCCCGTACGTGATGAGCGGGCTGATGTGGCGCTGGATGTTCCAAACCCAGTACGGTGCCATCAACGCCGTGCTACTCAGACTGGACGTTATCGCCGAACGCATCGCGTTCCTCTCGGACGGGACGCTGGCGATGATGGCGCTCATCATCGCGGACGTGTGGGTGTTCACGCCGTTCATCATCATCATCCTGCTGGCGGGTCTCCAGAACGTGCCCGAACAACTGTACGACGCGGCGGAGGTTGACGGCGCGAGCCGGTGGTCGCGGTTCTGGAACGTCACCTACCCGTTCCTCAAGCCGTCGATTCTGGTCGCGCTCACGATTCGCATCATCTTCGACATCCGGGCGCTGGACCTCGTCTGGGTCATGACCCAAGGCGGTCCGGGGAAAGCGACCGAGGTGTGGGCCTCGTGGCTCTACCGGACCGCGATGGTGTTCAACACGCCCGGACAGGGCGCGGCGCTCGGCGTCGTACTCCTCGCGGTCACGTTCGCCATCGTCGCCGTGCTGTACAGCGTCTTCGGTGAATCTCCCTACGAAACATGA